From a region of the Verrucomicrobiia bacterium genome:
- a CDS encoding glycoside hydrolase family 97 catalytic domain-containing protein, giving the protein MRHLSGSKSWLNRLFAAGLVLALGLVADPARAVGGTNAWSLASPNGQCRIAVTLGDGGTLHYQVWRAGRLVLADSPLGLQRDDQDFSRGLVLAGAGKVQGRREQYELFAGGAAQVNHRLNGRTLTFRNPNQTLLELELAASDEGVAFRYRFPAPSAETRVLKAELTGFQLPRNARGWLQPYHAAGPYTPAYEDFYFNVSPGEPPPHSRARPAGWCFPALFHVPDAATWVLLTESGTDASFCACHLSPDSTGGLYRLAFPLADEGTKGHANQFGPEPRWSLPWTLPWRVMVLGQSAGNIALATLVTDLAPASRIADTSWIQPGRASWAWWSYPDGPATADVFNEFTDFAAQMGWEYTLFDAGWWGPGLSGLAAHARAKGVKPLAWSHAEDFYDAGSRRRKLDEMVAAGVRGVKVDFWCSDRQEAIAAMQALFADAAARRLVVNLHGCTMPRGWERTWPNFLTAEAVLGTESYFYEPRYTDKAAELNTVLPFTRNAVGPMDVTPVACSPKKYPRTTTVAHELATAIITRSGLIHYADKPEFFDSLPSEVVQLFRDAPARWDETRCLMGEPGRVVVFARRTGDTWFLAGLNGTGEALPVNLDLSAFRRFPHRLAVTEGADAAMQVVAVPLARAASWQHTLPPRGGFILRLDQPSATGRE; this is encoded by the coding sequence ATGCGCCACCTTTCCGGATCGAAGTCGTGGTTGAACCGTTTGTTTGCCGCGGGCTTGGTGCTGGCGTTGGGGCTGGTCGCCGACCCGGCCCGGGCGGTTGGCGGAACCAACGCGTGGTCGCTGGCCTCGCCCAACGGCCAGTGTCGGATCGCGGTCACCCTTGGCGATGGCGGAACGCTCCATTACCAAGTCTGGCGCGCCGGCCGCCTTGTGCTGGCAGATTCGCCGCTGGGCTTGCAACGGGATGATCAGGACTTTTCACGCGGACTGGTGTTGGCCGGGGCCGGAAAAGTCCAGGGCCGGCGTGAGCAATATGAACTGTTCGCCGGCGGTGCGGCCCAGGTGAATCACCGGTTGAACGGTCGCACGCTCACCTTTCGCAATCCGAACCAGACTCTGTTGGAGCTGGAACTTGCGGCGAGCGACGAAGGCGTGGCGTTTCGTTATCGGTTTCCCGCACCGTCGGCCGAAACGCGGGTGCTCAAGGCCGAGTTGACGGGCTTTCAGCTGCCGCGCAATGCCCGCGGCTGGTTGCAGCCCTATCACGCGGCGGGTCCTTATACGCCCGCCTACGAGGACTTCTATTTCAACGTGTCACCGGGCGAGCCGCCGCCGCATTCGCGCGCCCGGCCCGCGGGCTGGTGTTTTCCGGCGCTCTTCCACGTGCCAGACGCGGCCACGTGGGTGTTGCTGACGGAGTCGGGCACTGACGCGTCGTTCTGTGCATGTCATCTGTCGCCGGATTCAACGGGCGGTTTGTATCGCCTCGCCTTTCCGCTTGCGGATGAAGGAACGAAAGGTCATGCGAATCAGTTTGGCCCGGAGCCGCGGTGGTCGTTGCCGTGGACCCTGCCCTGGCGCGTGATGGTGCTGGGTCAATCGGCGGGCAACATCGCCCTGGCCACGCTGGTCACGGATCTCGCCCCGGCGTCGCGAATTGCGGACACGTCGTGGATCCAGCCGGGGCGCGCTTCGTGGGCGTGGTGGTCTTATCCAGACGGACCGGCGACTGCCGACGTGTTCAATGAGTTCACCGATTTTGCTGCGCAAATGGGTTGGGAATACACCTTGTTCGACGCGGGTTGGTGGGGGCCGGGGTTGTCAGGCCTTGCGGCGCACGCGCGGGCCAAGGGCGTGAAGCCGCTGGCGTGGTCGCACGCAGAAGATTTTTACGATGCCGGCTCCCGCCGGCGCAAGCTGGACGAAATGGTTGCTGCGGGAGTTCGCGGTGTGAAAGTGGATTTCTGGTGTTCCGACCGACAGGAGGCCATTGCCGCGATGCAGGCATTGTTCGCGGACGCGGCGGCGCGCCGGCTCGTGGTCAACCTGCATGGCTGCACCATGCCGCGTGGGTGGGAGCGGACGTGGCCGAACTTTCTGACGGCGGAGGCGGTGTTGGGCACGGAGAGCTACTTCTACGAGCCCCGCTACACGGATAAGGCGGCGGAGTTAAACACGGTGCTGCCGTTCACGCGGAACGCCGTCGGGCCGATGGATGTCACGCCGGTGGCATGTTCGCCCAAGAAATACCCGCGCACCACGACGGTGGCGCACGAACTGGCCACGGCCATCATCACGCGGTCCGGCCTGATCCACTACGCGGACAAACCGGAGTTCTTCGATTCGTTGCCTTCGGAGGTCGTGCAATTATTCCGCGACGCGCCGGCGCGTTGGGACGAAACGCGTTGCCTGATGGGCGAGCCGGGGCGCGTGGTGGTGTTCGCACGGCGGACCGGTGACACGTGGTTCCTTGCCGGCCTGAACGGAACGGGGGAAGCCTTGCCGGTGAACCTGGATTTGTCGGCGTTCAGGCGCTTTCCCCATCGCCTCGCCGTCACGGAAGGCGCCGACGCGGCGATGCAGGTGGTCGCGGTGCCCCTGGCGCGGGCGGCGTCATGGCAGCACACGCTGCCGCCGCGCGGTGGATTCATTTTGCGCCTGGACCAGCCGTCGGCGACCGGTCGGGAATGA